The uncultured Fusobacterium sp. sequence TCTGGAATAACTGCTCTTGAAGTTATTATATTTAGATTTTTTAATTCAGTTAAAAATAATTTTTTCTTATCAGTATAGCCTTTTGTATAGTTATTTTTTTCCCAATAAGCTAATTCCTTTGCTATTATAAAATCACCATCAAATTTATCTTCATTTTTAAAATCTTCATAAAATTTTATTGTGAAATTTATTGGCTTTTTATAATCAATATTTTCTACTATATAGTAAAGATTATCATCTTGATATTTTTTTATTTTTTCACTATACTCTTCTAATTTTTTCTCTTCTAATGTAGAGTTTCTCCCAATATAAACTTTTCCTTGATAATTTCTAGCTTTAAAATAAAAATCATCATATGAATATGACTCCATACTTTTATTATATTCTACATATTTATTATCTTTTTGTGGAACAATTTTAAAAGAGAAATCTACTTTTTTATTATCTGGTAAAAAATTGACAAACTCAACAATAAAATATAATTCTTCTCTATCATACATAGAAGGAATTATACTTACACACATAATTTTTCCTTTTATATTATAGTGAAGTTTTAGTTTATTATTATCTGGAAGAACTTCAACCTCTTGTAAATAATCACTTAAATGAATAATCTCTTTTCTATCAAGGATTAAATCTCCTTCTATTTTAGCTATATCTACTCCTGTAAATATATCTCCTCGAATATATTGAATACTCTTATAATCTTTATCATAAAAAAGAACTATCTCACTATTACTAATGAGATAGTTTGCATATGAAAAAATATAAGTTATAAAAAATAAGACTATAAATTTTTTCATACATTCCCTCTTTCTTTTTAATAATCACTTTCTGGTGAAATTAAAACTTTTTTATACTGATCAAAATTCTTCAATAAAACTTGTATTCCATTTATAACAGAATTTAATGGATCTTCTGAAACTGTTACCTCTAGATTTAAGTTTTCTGAAATTTTCTTATCCATTCCTCTAAGTAAAGCTCCTCCACCTGTTATATATATACCTTTTCTTTTAATATCTGAAGATAGTTCAGGTGGTGTTTTTTCTAATATAACTTTGATCTCTTCTATAATTTGTTGTACTAAATCACCTAATGCCTCTACAATTTCTGAAGAATAGATATTTATATCTCTAGGTAATCCATTTAATGCATTTCTACCACTTATCTCAATAACTTCATCCTCTTCTAATTCAACTACTGCTCCTATTTTTTTCTTTATCTCTTCAGCAGTTCTTTCTCCTATTAAAAGGTTATGTTTTTGTCTTACATAATCAATTATTGTGTTATCAAATCTATCTCCAGCCACTCTGAAAGAAGATGTTTTTACTATTCCTCCTAAAGATATAACAGCAATCTCAGAAGTTCCTCCACCAATATCTATTATTAAGTTTCCTTCTGGTTCAAAAATATTTAATCCTATTCCTATTGCTGCAGCCATTGGCTCTTCAATTAAATAAGCTTCTCTAGCTCCCGCTTCTCTAGTTACATCAATAACAGCTCTTTTTTCAACTTGAGTTACTCCTGCTGGTACACATATTATTACTCTTGGACTAGAT is a genomic window containing:
- a CDS encoding rod shape-determining protein — its product is MKKIFNKVLGIFSEDLGIDLGTSNTLVCVKNRGVILNEPSVVAINTKTKDVFEVGERAKLMVGRTPGNIQTVRPLKNGVIADYEVTEKMIRSFLKKVNQKKGLSSPRVIICVPAGVTQVEKRAVIDVTREAGAREAYLIEEPMAAAIGIGLNIFEPEGNLIIDIGGGTSEIAVISLGGIVKTSSFRVAGDRFDNTIIDYVRQKHNLLIGERTAEEIKKKIGAVVELEEDEVIEISGRNALNGLPRDINIYSSEIVEALGDLVQQIIEEIKVILEKTPPELSSDIKRKGIYITGGGALLRGMDKKISENLNLEVTVSEDPLNSVINGIQVLLKNFDQYKKVLISPESDY